From Gossypium raimondii isolate GPD5lz chromosome 11, ASM2569854v1, whole genome shotgun sequence:
TGAAATCTTCATGTCatacatgtttattttcattatctAGCAAAGTAAAGTTATATGATTGTTgttttgacttgtaaatattatatgtttgatataaaattgaagaaaaagaaaagaggggaGAGGACCcaattgaaggaaaaagaaaagagaaggccAAGGTGAGAAGAGGAGAAATCACACCATCTCAACCTTTTTTTGTAAGCACTACAAggaatttatctttttttcctAGATATTAATTATATAGCATATTAATTAGTTAGAAAAATTATGGATATGTTGTGTTAAtataaagggattaaattgtaaagacaatgaaatatgttatgaaaatatgaataagAACCAAAAGATGGCATACAAAGATTTTTGTTATGATACTTATGTTGTGAATGAGAAAATTGTGAAGAAGTTATACATTATATGTAAGTTGAgacttaaggactaaattgtagaaaaatgaaaattgagtaTATTTTTGGATTGactaaatattttgaattaattcagTTATAATGCCCAAGTAGATAGAGTTAGAACTATTAGGATATTGGTGGCATACCATTAAGGTTCCTCAGCATGCTCTCTATTTTCTAGCACGTCAGTGCTCTCCGTTTAGCATGCTTGTGCTCTCCGTATAGCACCTAAGTGCTCTCCGTTTATTTGTGCATATAGTTGCACATTTGTACTTGATCCTTATATCTTGAATTGTTCTAAATAGTCTACTGTGGGCTAATGTGTTAAATGTAAGAAATACAAGTATTTAAAGTATCAAGGTAAGCATGGAAATTATTCAAGGTAAgcaaatttgttaaattaaatatatagttATAATGATTATCATATGTGGAAGTATGTAGTAGATTAGTAACATTTTAAATGTACACTATGTTCTTTTATTCTTGTAGTGTTTACCAAGCTTTCATCGGCTTAAAGTGTTTATTTCAACGCGTAGGTACAATTAGATTCAACAAGCTAGAGTCGAGGTTGTTGCTGCTCATCTTATCACATCACCTAGCTCGAGAAGAGTATGTACTAAATTTTGATATAgtatggcatgtacataggtggTGTGGTATGAAACTTGGTAAATAGGGATTAAAATTGCAAACCTTTAAAACTTTacttattttggtatttaaatgaATTACTTTAGCATTTTTAGAAATGAATTACGAAGAGTTTAAATGTATGTTTGCATATGTGGTATGATAATTGGATAAGTATGGTTGATTTAGAATTGCTGTGAAATGGTTTTTAAGTGTTGAATTGGTCCAAACTCTTTGCAGGGGTTTTTAGCAAATTTTCCAAATGTCTTTTTGGCAAAGTTGGCCCAAAGTATTGATACCAAGGGTTAGCTATCGATATTAAAGGTAATATATCAATACcttcataaaaattttgaaaattgagttcCATAAAgctaatttggtatcgatattggTCAGGGGTATAGATACCTTATTATACGTATCAATACcctatgttttggtattgatacttgCCCCCTATTttgcttaaaaataatttttaaatcactTTCAAATGTAAACGATTAATCAATAATGACCCCCAAACATTTGAGATAATATTTAATGAACTGAATAAGTtaatgttgacaccattttttgatgaaaacggggtcgacttgggttttgaaaaaatgaaatcgaatgtgggagtcgccaccaatctttttttatgaggtgtgatcgggtcacctcgaaaagtagttgtttttaataaacgatttaattttattaaaacaacaattttggtccacgaaatctagaaaaacgggttcgggagtcggttacgtacgaggaaggattagcaccctcgtaacgcccaaaattggtacctagttgattagttaatgtcttaatgtcgaaaattaaaaactttgaagaattttaaaaatacgatccttgtgctaaaatacgaaaaatatttgaaaagaaagatgACATGCTTCACATTGATCGAGGAAGAGAATCGCGTCCCggaagttaggacacaatgcctCGAATTCCCAATTcgcgaatgaatgccaaaatttatttattttggaagattttttattatttcggATTTAGGAAAGAGATCATGTCCCGTGAGTTAGAACACGATTTTTCGTAATTCCCGAGAGCATTTAAAaactttgtttgaaatgatacgcGTATTTAGATTTGTCGAGAAATTTGAAACCctgtaagttagggcacgacatttcCAAATCTCAAAATACGAAATGCTACTCGTTTTAAAACTACAATTTATGAAttggataaaattaatttaacacgAAATGATAAAGAGACATGATGTTAATATGTATTgcgaaatatatataaaaaaacatatgtatatgaattataaaatatagaaaatacataagaaaaatatggattttgaaatataaataatatgtataagtatgtgtatatatataaataaaacacgtatgtacatatgtatatatatatatattatgaaatacaaccatataaaagtataaatatgtatatatatatatatataaaataaaaataggtatatatgtatatatattataatgcatgaacataaatatgtatatatatatatataaataaaaattgcatgtgtatacatatatattacataaaaataaaagatataagtatgtatattgtaaaataaaacaatgtaagaatgtatatatatatatatatatatatatatatatatataaactatagaagtatatacatatattttataaaatgaatgatGGATATAGacgtatatgtatgtatgtatgtataacaaaacgtatgtatgtatataagctaaaaatatgtttataaagagatatatagatatatataataagatataaatatatatataataagatataaagatatatataaatagttataatagtaataataataggacaaatatattcaaaatttaaataagtaaatataaataaaatataaaaataacaatgtaaaactaaatggtataataatggtaatgtaaatctatatacatatgtataaaataagtataataacGATgactagattaattaataaaataacaaaaatgacaaaaaatggGCCAATTTgcgataaaaataaaatctaaaggTTAAAACTGtaataaaatgcataaataaggACCAAAATGGAAAGGCGCGAAGGGGCGAAGGACCTAATAGGGAATAAACCCAGTTTCAGGCCACGCGTCCCCTCCCTAGGGGTCCAATGAATTTGGACCTAATTGAACATTGGGACAAATCTGCggtctaaataaaaaatattaagaaaacgacaaaaggactaaattgagacaGGCCAAGAAAGCGGAAGGGCCTGAAGCGCAAATATCCCATTAattaaaaacacgcggatcttccgggtcgggtcgggtcgacacGTGGATCCTGGAAGGtgaaacggcgtcattttgttcGGCTATTTAAagtcagttttttttttttaaattttcatttctcttttcttccaaaaaaaaaatcaaaaaagctCTTCCCCTCCTCCGGCTAGAACCCAGAAACCGGTGAACAGGGCAGCCACGTCGTCACCGCGCcggtaaaattttttattttttatttatattcttgtactaatatatattgttcttcggagagaaagaaataataaaaaaaaccaagtgcgtataaaaaagggaaaaaaatgaaaagtcgCCTTGAATGTTTGGTTTTAGAtctgtttctttttgttctttgtaTTTCTAAGTAATGCTTGTAAAAAGAAACGAGGAAGAGACCCCTTTTTTACAAAACCTCCAGATCggttcctttttctttttttacatttGCTTCGGCTTTTTAAATCCTCTTTTTTTTGCTATTCTGTTGCTTTCTTTATTGTTTGCAGGCACAAGTGGGCAAGCGGTAGGTCGGTGGCAGAGAGTTGAGGTGACAGAAGCAGGTGGTGGCAGCGGCGGTAAGTGGGGCACTAGGGTTTCAGtctctgaaaccctagtttgatgTGGGCTTGTCCATTGGGCGTGGGTATCGGGGCTTGGTGTTTGGGGCTCGGGTTGTAATGGGCCCTTTGTAATTTTGGGTTTgcctgggcaaaattgggctgtacagctgcccctttttgctcgttgtcgtgtaacgataaCAGAgtaaagactaagaaagactaATTTTGCCCAGTCTCGCTGAGTCTCAACCTTTTTTGACGCTTCTCTTTAATTCAATCCACTATGTCTAGTTGCTTTGATccattccactgcaactttagaaagatacgacttgtagcttcaatccactcttCGCAGCAACTTTAGGGGGAGGAGATTCGTggttttaatctactccactgcaacatcagggagataagacttgttacTTTAACCTGTTCCACTGTggcttcagggagataaggtttgatatctttagtttgctccactgcaactctAGGGAAATAAGACTTGTTATAGTGTGATCCgctctgctgcaacttcagagagataaaatcTGTGGCTCTTCGAGGAAACATTTGCTATCTCCAGTCTGCTACACGGCAACCTCagtgagataagacttgtagcttcaacttgttttaCTGCATCTTTAATaaaatctgatgcgatctgctctactgcaacttcagagagataagattcatcattttaacccgcttcactgcaacttcaagaagATAGGATTGACTtcttcaatttgctccactgcaacttcaggaagataagattggattagatctgctctactgcaacttcagagagataagatccgtgattttaatccgttccactgcaacttcagggagataggattggtttcttccgCTCCCACtcatcgcttaggagataagacttgatgcgatctgcttcTCGCAACTtcggagagataagatctgtggttttaatccgctccaccgCAACTTCGTGtagataggattgatttcttcCATGCTCGCTCCGccatcgcttaggagataagacttgatgcgatctgctctactgcaacttcaaagagataagatctgtggctCTTTGAGGAAacatttgctatcttcagtctgctacACTACAACCTCAGTGAGATAAGACCTGTAGCTTCAACTTGGTTTACTGCatctttaagaaaataaagtctGATGCGATCCGCTTTCGACCGCCATCGTTAGCATGGCAAACCACCGTAGTACACTGTGGCGGAAAGactaaaaggtaaaattttttattttttatttatattcttgTACTAATATATATTGTTCTTCGGAgagtaagaaataaaataaaaaaaaagactaagtgcgtatgaaaaagggaaaaaaaatgaaaagtcacCTTGAATGTTTGGTTTTAGAtctgtttctttttgttctttgtaTTTCTAAGTAATGCTTGTAAAAAGAAACGAGGAAGAGACCTCTTTTTTACAAAACCTCCAGATCGattcctctttctttttttacattTGCTTCGGCTTTTTAaagcctctttttttttctattctgctgcttttctttattgtttgcaGGCACAAGTGGGCGAGCGGTGGGTCGGTGGCAGAGAGTTGAGGTGACAGAAGCAGGTGGTGGCAGCGGTGGCAAGTGGGGCACTAGGGTTTCAGTCTCTGAAACCCTAGTCTGATGTGGGCTTGTCCATTGGGCTCAGGTATTGGGGCTTGGTGTTTGGGCCCCGGGTTGTAATGGGCCCTTTGTAATTTTGGGTTTgcctgggcaaaattgggctgtaCAGTAAAAATGCTATAGTAAACGTTCAAATCACCTAGTGTTTAGCCAAGATCgctttggcaccaaatgtaatagtcCTATACCGGGTCTCGAAGGTTGGATCGAGTATAAAGATGTTACAtgcttttatcattttatatcttttatatagagaataaaaatataaatacatataataagattttaacCAAACATCTACAATTTTCAATATTTGTATTTCCCCCCTTCAACCAAAGACTCTTTTgctaattatataaaattttaaaaatatatttataatataattatgtttatttttctcatatttaagATATGtcataatatgtatatatattatattggtGACAATATTATTGGGAATGGCAATCACAAATTTCTGAAAGAATTAGATTTTATGAATCGTAAAACGAACATTAAGAATACCTTAATTATACCCAATAATAGTacccaataataataataataataataataataataataatgtgtATATTAACTCTTTTATTAAAGACATTAGTAAGGAACTTGTCCAACCTCGCTTGACATActtttaacaaagaaaaaaaaaacttcattcATTTTGAAACATTGTTGGACTGTAAATCCGGAAAGAATTAATCTTCATGGATcgtaaaacaaatataaagaagacctcatttatattaaaaataaaataatattataagcataatgatttatttggctttctaacttaaaaaataattattttagcttttcatttaattttttattttttttattcattaaaatttaaacttatatagattgatggaaaagttaatgacttcaaaagaataaatcattaaatttattgtcCAGGAACAATAGGATCCAAATGTTAGAAAGTGATAGGAATACGGTTTTGGAAGCAGCAGCATTGCTCGTGAAATCATCTTTTAACATTTTCTAACTCATCAAACTTTGGATCAAGATACGTCATTTATCATTCCTGTCCATGGACCCATTATACATCATCAGGTAACTAACAGAAGATTAACAAACAAAGGTACACACATCATTTATCATTCTTCCTCAAAGATATTGGGAAAGAAAAGAATCAAATCGAGAAAAACATAACTcctatatactttttttatttttttaattttaaaatatttttaaaatactttttttaatttttaaaataaatttttggtattttatttaaaaaatgggccgggcccgggcttatgattCTTTTCCCgagccgggcctgggcaaaatttcaggcccatatttcgcgccgggcccgggcctaggacccgggccaaaaaaattttatagacccaaacccggcccggcccatgagcacctctatcatataaaaagaaaagaaacgatCCCAGTGTGTACCGTTACAGGGTGAAACAAACTGAAGTTAGTTAAAAAGTTTTAAgtctgttttttcttttaggtTAAATCCTGCTattcttttgcaaaatttatggatttagtccttatactttaatttggtcatttttaatctctatacttttcaattttaaaattttagtcctcatGAAATGATTCATTGTTAAATTTTGACATTTCTAAAATGTAATGTGGCATACatattacatattattatatatatgccATGTCATCTTGTTATTTCTACATATTACCAAAAATTTAGCTAATGAATTAATGACTATCATTTTGCATCAAAACTGaaagttcaaattttgaaaatataggGGATTAGAATGATATAATTGaagaatatggactaaatctataactatACGTATAGTACAAAGCTAGTAATTGACTTTAACCAAACAAGTTTAGCTGCTACTGTTTGGATTAGGGCTAGAgtttcaaaattcgaaaagtaaaaggactaaaattgattaaataaaggtatagggactaaatccgCAATATTTGCAAAGTACAGAGACTAATAACAGAAATTAacctttcttttaattaaataataatagtcaGTACTGTGTTGTCGTTTGGAGCATATTGTGTTGCAAATGGGAATTTGGGTTATGGAGCTGTCAAATTCTTGTAATTCCTTtgcgcatatatatatttggggAAAACAGTACACATAGCGATTATTCTCTTACTCATATTTTCTTGTctgaaaaattcaatttttctcCGCTTCAATCCTTAGATAAAAAGATAAATCCgtttcaattcatttaaactTACTACGACAATGTCAATAtccactcttttcttttctttttctcttttgaagAGCAGTTACCTCAGGTTTgattttgtgattttgtgaTATTTCCTTCTAGAGTCTTGTGATTGGACAATCTCCAAAGAGTCTAAAGTAGTTTTTGTGTGTGTCCGATTcatattttctagatttttatttttagttttcttttaaggAGGTTGTGATTactaaaaaattagttttttttttaaattcaatcaGACTTGTAGGTGAATCAATTCAATTAGAAGAAagcatttgattttttgattgatTCGAGCCTTTTTttccactaaactaatttaaccgactataatctataaaaaaaataacataataatatatatatttatttattttctatattagaaattataaatatattttaataattaaaatattaaattaagtcaatttaTCAATGGAattgacttgaattttaaaaattaataattgatcaAAATAGTCATCAAAACCAATTTGCTCAAACTGAATTGATTGAGCCAGTTTTCtcgattttaattgaaaattgcTTTCTCCTAAGTTGAATCTCTGATACATTGATCGATTTGCAACCTGGACCATTAATGAAATCTGTAGTAGACTAGGTCACTTGATGACGGTATGGATGGATAGTAGAACTTATGGAATTTAGCTTAAGACAGATCCATTGAAAGGATTTGGAACCAAGGTTTAGGGAGAATATCGATGTTAATGCTAGGTATGGAGAGGGTAAATGTGTGGAAAGGGGTAGTAAGGTGGGAGGGTGAAGGTACTAAAAGGCAGTGAAATCTGAAAGATAGTCAAATTAACTTAAACTCGAGACTTACGAGTGTCGAGCTCCATTGAAAGCATTTATTATTGTTGGATCTACGATAAATGGtgataattcaaattaaatgaacttTGATACTTACGAGTATCGAATTCTATTGAACAAACTAATTGAGATTAGGTTTATGGTAAAACGATGAAcattaaaaaacaaagaactTATCAATTACAATTGTCAATAGGTTTTCCAAATCGttacaatattaattaaagagaaACTCGATATATTACATTTAACTCAATACCTAAGGTGTTGGTTTTCGTATGTTGATCATCATTAAATGCACATACATTAGTTTGTTTAGCAAGGACCTGTGAGtataaagttaatttaattattctttagTTATTGTGATGCCAATGTGGCGATGAAAACTTGTTAGCGTAATAcaattaaaagaacaaaataattgGTTAAACTATATTATAGTTCATGTACTTGTATAGAATTTGAGATTAGTCCTTgtattgtaaaagttaaaattcaatcctcttacttttccaatttaaaatcttagtcCAATCATTATCATTGTTGGTAGTTTCTATAAAAAATTGTCAACTTATCATGTTTTTTCTATCAATCATATGCCACATCATATGAAGACaacctaatcaaaattcaaagtaCTTATGATTTTAATGACCGGACtgagtttttaaataaaaatatgactttatttttaactttttaagtacCAGggctaaaactaaaattttatcaaagtatttaacaaaaaaattaagtatgaaaaaattccaaaaaaattaaaattttaaaattatgcacccattatttttcacaaattgtcctatttttaagtaaattacatctaaattattaaattaatagtaaatttatgAATTACTAAAGAAATTTCATGTAAGCTACTTGACAGTTAAAATTGCCATTATACAGCCTTCTTCGTTCGCATTATCGACCTTAATCGAAAgttatataatttagtttttttcataaaacatatTTCAACTTCAGgagtttagaaattaaaatctattaattatttaagggCAAAAAGGTTTTGAATAGTTGAGCCACATTCATCGGTGTTGAcactaaattaaaaaccttgAGCTTTCTTCCTTCCCGATTATTTCTTCCCAAAAGAAGAAACCCTTAAAAAGAATCCCAAAAGATCCGATCTTTACGGTTTTATCTCTCAAACTCTATATACTTTCTTTTCCCAAATCTTTCGAGatccaattttttctttcttcaaacaGAAAGTCCATATCCTAAAATGCCACCAACATCCACCACTTACGGCACCATCACCTCCAACCCAACCACCTTTCCCTCACATGCCAAACACACGCGCCGCCCGTGGCCAGAGCtattctccctctcctctttcTGCCTCCCCATCTCTGCCGGCGATGCCAAGGCACGAATAAAGCTCAACCTCTCTTACTTTCGCGTGAACTACGTAATTATAGCGCTAACGATCCTCTTCTTAACTCTCCTTTGGCACCCTACTTCAATGATAGTTTTTCTGATAACTTTCATTTTCTGGTGGTTCCTGTACCTCTTTAATGACAACCCAGTTGTTATTTTCAACAGACCGGTGGATGGTAATGTTGTCTTGGGGGTTTTGAGTTTTGCTACTGTGCTTTTATTGGTTTTGACTCATGTGGGTATTAACGTTTTAGTGGGGTTGATTATTGGGGTGGTTGTTGTTGGTATTCATGCTGCCTTTAGAGGAACTGAAGATTTGGGTTTTCCCGGTGAAGAGGAGGAAAACGGGTTGCTTTCTGTTGTTGGAAGTCAGCCTTTGAGGCCCACTTCTGGATATCATAGGATTTGATTTGTTTTCGTGGTGAATTTTGCGAATGTCGTTATGAGGGTTGATTTGAAGTTTGGTTTTGTTGCTATTAAATTGTGGAATTGGAATGGAGGAATTGCTTGTTTCATTTTTGTTACATGGTCCTTCTAGTTGTTAGGATTTTGTTTGAGGTCTGGCCTGTGGTGAGGTGTTATTAGTTTAATCTTTGAAGTGGATGGTATTTGAGTCCTTGCTTGTTTCATTCATGAATTCATCAGTGTtgttgtttgaaattgaactAGAGCTGATATAATGCTGTTTTCAGGTTTGAATTGTTGTGGAATTTGTTGGTTTTTTGGGGCTTTGCTTTGAACTGTGTTCATGGGGCTAATGGTGTGTTTTGGTCCCGGTGCTGTTTGGTTTAAGATTGTGGATGTAGGATGGGAGGCGTCCTTGTAATCCTTTTAGTGGTTAGTGCTTGAGGAATGAATTGTTTCATTCATGAAATGATCCCCTTGATTGTTCATCATTTGGAATTGCCACTGTTATTAGGAGAAGAAAGATGGGTTTTTGGCTCTTGGTTGAAAGTGGATATAACAAGTTGTTTTATATTCCTCATTGGTTGAAGCTCGAAAGTGGTGAGATCTTGCAGCATAATAGTTCACATAATCTGGCAATATAGCAGAAAGTGTGGCTGCTGGTTTGATGATAATGTTGATGGGATTttatgttttggtaaattaacatgatttttaaaataaatttcgtggCTGTGGATAGGGATGATGATGGTGCAGTGTTGCAAAGGCTGACAAGTATGACACTGAAATTTTCTATTTGCAGTTTTGGCATGGGAGCTTAGGGTGATTAGTTTGTTAGCATATTGCACTGATTCGGGAAGTAACTTTGTTTTAGGCACTCAAGTGTAATCACTAATTTGTTGGCTTCTGCTGTAGCACAATCGGAATGAATCTAATGATCAATCAACTTTCTTTCCCTGCAAAAATGGTGTCTTAAAGCATGTCTCACAATGCTTGTTTGATAACCTTGACATTGGCAGGTTATGCTAGTAGTTTGATTCTGCATATAAGATTTGGCTGTTATACAATTTGCAGTCATTGTGGTGTAATAATAGATAGAGGTTCTAAAGCCTAATGGTGCTATTATGATCCATTAGTGGAGCCAATGCTAGCCATTAGAACCCGTTAGATGGTTGTAGGATTGGTGGGTTCCTGCCATTTTACTGTAGTTGTCAACCAGCGGTTTGTTATGGTTTGCTTTCTGGTATAGTTGTCTCCTTGCACTGACCTTTTAATAGTTTAGGAGGGTGCTAGACTTGCAGTAACTCGTTTACAGAATAGCTTTCATCTcttatccattttttttttcatttgacgTATTCTAGGTTGCCTTAAGAATACTAACACCTACTCAATGATTACCTGTATTACATGAGTCCTTTTTTCGCAAGAGATGATCATTAGAGCTAGtggtattttggttatatgaATGTTTTTTCTACTACTGCATCATGCATTATATGTATGGCAAGTAAGCTCCACTAGTAGATTTCTTTATGAATTGGAGCCTGGCATATTTCTAGTTAACAAGGCTTGCCCGGTTCAGTTCATTGCCAACAAAAGGAGTTAAAAGGATCGTAGTTAGCTTTGCTATTACACTGAAATTGTTGTGGCCTATAAAAGAAGCAAAACTACAATGCTGAGCATTATCCaagttattttctttcaatttagggggggggggggagccTAATTGAACCCATAAACTTTCAGGGTAAGGAAAATAGTAAAAACTCCAATTTATATTTAccctaaaattgaaacaaaaaaagaaaagaaaaaaaaggaaaaaacagtCCTACACTACTAATCCTCTTCTAGATTGGTGGTGTACTTGAACTTCCCATACAGGGTCTTCTTCAACACGGTCATTTTGTGCGGGTACCGAGTGTTTCTCCTCCTCGAGTTGTTGGTGGTCGCTTGCTTCACGTCTTGCATCCTGGTCTCTACTTGGGCAAAGACTTCTTCTATTTGAAACCGTACTACTACTTCCTCATCGGTTAGAATCGAATCATTAGTCACATCCTTCAGGTTATAATTTGTTTCCCCACATTTTGAAGGCGGAGAAAACGAAAAACAGCAAACGTTTATTGATGGTAGAACATTTTCTAAAATG
This genomic window contains:
- the LOC105804653 gene encoding PRA1 family protein F3; this encodes MPPTSTTYGTITSNPTTFPSHAKHTRRPWPELFSLSSFCLPISAGDAKARIKLNLSYFRVNYVIIALTILFLTLLWHPTSMIVFLITFIFWWFLYLFNDNPVVIFNRPVDGNVVLGVLSFATVLLLVLTHVGINVLVGLIIGVVVVGIHAAFRGTEDLGFPGEEEENGLLSVVGSQPLRPTSGYHRI